The Felis catus isolate Fca126 chromosome C2, F.catus_Fca126_mat1.0, whole genome shotgun sequence genomic sequence GCACTGCTGCCAATAAAGTTACTGTTTTAATTAAAGAGTTTTTCAGAGATTATAGAAACAACGGAAGGTTTTGCAGTACATTCTGATGGGAGgggaatattttttgaaaactgcTCCCTTTAGTGATTTACTTAGTGAACTTACTTTAAGTAAAGCTCAAGCTGTGTATAAAGAAATCTGAGCAGGGACCTCCGAGCTACTATCTCCGCGTGGCAGTCATTTAACGCAAGGCCACGATCACTCATGTACTCGCCATTAATGCACTTTGTTCCCGTAGAGACACTTATCACCTTGGCATCTTTCACATCTGTGCCTGAAAAACAAACGAGAGAGACATTATTCCTCCGAAGGCACAGGCACGCGTGCCTACCTGTGCTCCCGGGGTCTGCGTGCCTTCTCAGCGACTTCCCTTCCGGGCTGTGAGCCGACCACTCAGCCCATCTTCACGCGCACGGCCGCCCCTACTTCTTACCAGGGCAGCCCCGGGCTCCGCAAAGCACTTCCCGCTGAGGACTCGCTGTGCAACGTTTCTGGGAAGCCAACCTCCCTGCCCCTCTAGTGCACACACTCTGAACCTAAGGGACTCATTTCCTCTGGACGCGGCCCCGCTGGGTACAGGTAGGGAGCACCGGGTAAGGGTCGGCTAACCGGTCTGGCAGTTAGTTTTGAAATTAATAGCAAAGCCCTAAGGAGGGTACGAGGAATGGCTCACGGAGGgatgaggaggaaaagagaagtaaCTCACAGTGTCCTGCCTAGGAATGCCTGTCACCATCTGACTGTACCGGGAGTGAAGCCTGCTGGGGACTTCGGGCACGGGAAACGCGTCCACCCTGACAGGCGCGGGGCAAGGCCTGGAAAGCCTGACGGTAAACCGCACTTGCTATCAGCTGAGTGCAGGGCGTGCGCCCCAAGCGGTAGTTAGGTGAGGGTTTCGCTTCAGTCCTGTGGGGTCCTCTGAGGGGCACGCGACCACTGTCTCCGTCTCAAAGATGAGGgccctgaggcccagaggggtcaGAGCCTGCCCAGGGTCATTCAACCACGGGGAGCCCGAGCTGAAGCAGGCCAGGTGACGTCAGGGCCACGGGCCAAGGGCTGTGTGGTGCTGCCTGCAGGCGTAAACTGTGGTGCTGAGCAAAGGCCCCGAGTGAGATGCACACACCACGATGCAAAACGCCCCGGGGGCCGGTCCGCGGCCCCTGAGCCCAGGAGGAGAGCCGCACGGAAGGGCCGCCCGCTGCTCACGCCTGCCGCTGGCGGAGGCCCAGAGCCTCGCCCCGGGAACGCTGCATGTGAGTAGCTGAAGCATTCACCCCTCGGGCATGTCGagagcagcagcagagagagagggagaaacggAGACAACACAGGCTTCAAACCCCAAATTAAACTGGGACCCCAGGTCACGTCCAGAGCCCTTCATGCTACCGCAGACACACTCTCAGCTGTGCCACGGCAAACACATCGTGCACGAAAAGCCATCATCATTAAAGCAGCAGTCACGTGTCCTAGGGCATCGAGGGCTGGATCGATGCCAAAGGTCATGGAATCACATCCTGTCCACAATCAGATAGAGGAGAGCGACCTCGGGAGAAAAGGACGGAGCAGGGACCCCACAGAGGACTGAGGCGTTCTCCCTGGCCGGCAGGTGTAGACAGGTAAACCACTGGCTTGCTCTCTGGCCCTAGGGCCGGATGTCTGCACACGGCCAGCGGGGCTGGGTGGACGACCCAGTGTAGAGGGCCCCACAAGGAGCCTCAGACTCAGCCCCAGCCTGGCGGGCTGCAGGGACCCAGCAGGGGGCACGGCTGTGGCCTCCTGCTCTTGGGGTGGTCCAGGAGCAGGAGCTGCTGAGCGTTCTCACCCCCGGGTGAGGGAAAGAACTCAGAGAGGGCGCCTTGTCCTGCTGGGACTTCCGGGTTCATTTAATAGGGTTTCATGTGTCATCCCAAAGAGTGCTTTTTACCCAAGCAATTTCTGCCCTTGCTAGAGCTGCTCGTCTGCCCGATAAAAGTCACACACAAACTATCTGGAGGCATCACCATTAGTTGGGAAGTCAGATACGTCCCACTTTCAAATGACAGAAGTGCATTTTGCTGCCCTTTTCCAGAGTAGATCAAAACCACTCATTTATGGTTACAGGAACCAGACATTAATACAGTGTGCCGTCTCCAAATAAAAAACTGAGGTTAAGAAACTGAACATTTGTAGGTGCAATTCCTACGTCTGCATATGACAAGGACTCTGAAGAATTAGGAAGATAGTTCCCGTCAGGGTCCCAAAGATGGTCACAGTCTGACCATCTTCCCCTCTTTTTTAGGCGTGAAGaaaggcaccccaatgttttacCTGTTGTCATGACGATGCCGGCAAGAACTTTCCTACGTGCGTGAGGAGAGGAGAAGTTATCCGTCAGGTCACCGAACTTATCCAGCACCAGGCGAGCCACGGCGTCCGCTAACACCTGAGGACCACAGCAGGGAGTCAGGGGCGCGGCCCGCACCCGCCCTGTGCACACCAACACAGCGGTCCCTTCAGAGTGGCCTCATAGACGGCTTCTCTTTTGGAAAACCACACAGGGAAATCTGGCAAACAAGCGCGTGTgagtgagcgtgtgtgtgcgtctgtgtgctTTCCCTTCAGAACGCTCCCCGGAAACAGAGGTCCAAGGAATTCGAGGCTCTGGATGGACTCCTTCAACGGATCTCACAGACAAGGACGGTCCAGAACCGGTGCCACCCGTCTGGTCCACCGGGATCCCCTCGGACGAGGGAAGCGAGGCCACCCCGGGCCACCTGCCCCGCACGCCCTCGGCTCTGCACCAGGCTCTCCCAGCCTCCGGGGCCACACTCCCGGGAGCATCAGGGCTTGTGAAGGAAACGAAAGTGCTTCTTTCCCTCAACACGGAAGGGCTGCCATCGGCTGGAGGGCCGGCGGGGCCAGGGAACATCAGGGCAAGGACAGGGGCGGTGTGTGGAAGCCCGGGCCCCACGGCAGTTCCCACAAGGCGCCTGGGGCCAGGCCGGGGAGCAGGGTGCGAGTGCCCACAGGGAcccctgtcttcctccctgcCGTGGGgcggccagccagccagcctctcGTGCCTCGGTTTCTCCAACGTGCAAACCagccgccctgccctgcccagaaACCAGCGCTCACGAGCGTCCGGCAGGGCTTTTCTCACTCGGCCCAACCGGCCGCGGGCAGCACCAGCGCTCTCCGAGGGAAGGGGTGAGGGCGCCTGGCACGTTTCCATGCCCACAGCCTGCACCGGAGGACGCTGCTCAGGAGCAGACACACCCGGCAGAGCGTGGCCACAGTCCCACTTTCACGGCTCGCAACTCATCTCGGGGATCAGGGTTTGGGGAGATGCCGCCTGACGGGGGCGTGTGTGAAGAGCCGTGTCCCCACCGAACCCACACCTGTCTCGGCAACCAAACGGCCAGATCCAGTGTCCCGGCTTGGCCCCTAGGAAAACACTCCCCAGATGAACAGACACGTCCCGCATCCCGAATGACGACTTATTCTGAAGAACAGAAGTTGCCATGAAAGCTCTCCTGCTGCTGCACCGGAAAATACCAGGGAGCCCAGGAAGACTGCGCTCCAGCCAGAGGCGTGGGCGTGGACACAAGACGCAGGGCGGGGcagcaggccccccccccccccccccccccgccgtctcCTGTCCCACGCGGAGGGTCCACACCACACACGTGGCTGCAGGCCACACAGTGGTGAGGCTATCAGAGTAAGGATCAGGTGTTCCAACTTATACAAAAGAACAAATCCTAAGAGAGGCTGAGgataagccagagaaaagaaaagcttctgATGGAAGGTTTGGCAAAGTTCTAAACCACGGAGCTCAGAGATGTGCAGGTCGGGCCCTTACGGTGACACGGACTCGTGGGAGGCAGGCACTTGGGGCACCCGGACAGTTTTTCTTCCCCTTAAAGAGACTGTGATCTCATTCCTACAAGTAAGGAAGAGACTCTCCCTCTGCACGTCGGGCGCCACACGAATCACACCCGTGTCCCCACGGCCCCAGGCAGCGCCCAGGAGCTGCGAGGCCCCGGTTCAAGGCTGGCTGTGGCGCTGGCCGCTTGGTTGTGCCGCGTTAACAAAATCCACTACCGACAGGGGCTGCGGCCGCATCTCTGGGTTTAAACCCTGGGCCACCACCAGGAACACGATGAAGGTGAAAAGTCCtacgagcagggaggggcggcCCAACGCCCTCAAGGGTTACTCCAGGAAAGCAGTGAGGATGCTCACCATTCCAGGATGTACGTCTGGAAACCTCCGGGCCAAAGGCAACACGGTCCAGAAATAAAAGCTGTAAGGGCTGATTCTGCGAAGGCCACCCCAGGCCCTCCCAGGAAAGCATGAGCATGTCCTGAGCTCCCGAGGGGCCTCCAGAGACACCACGGTGGGGGCGCTGTGAGCAGAGACAGGACACCTAGCTCCACGCCTGCAGGCCTCCTGGGCCCCGACCAGAGGTTCAGAGACGACCACTGGGTGCCTGCAAGAACTCCAGGCAAGTGGCATCAGGCAGGGCTGAGAGCACCCCACCCTGTCCCTCACACGGGATTCCCATAGACGCCCCTCCCCAGTGAggcccccggggcccccggtGGAGCAGAAGCATGGGGCCAGGCCGGGGAGCAGGGGTAAGTGCGCTCAGGGGCCCCCGTCTTCCTCCCTGCCGTGGGGCAGCCAGCCAGCCTGCAGCCAACCCAGGCATGTGGGGCTCACGGGGTTCGCCTCAAACACGACAGCAGGCGCCACAGGAGTCAGGTGGCCTCAGACGCTAATCTGCACCCAAGCTGGAGCGCACCGAGCCACGGAAGCCCAAAATACATCCTCTCTAGGGGGCCGGCTTGTGGAATCTTCTGAAAAATGTCAGCAAGGGGTCAAGAGGGGAAGTGATTCTTTGGTTCATAAAAGACCAGTGGAATATTCTGAATGGGTCACTTTATACTGATGTCGCATCTGGTTGCTTTAggcaaaataaagtttctttttccaAAACCTGGCACTACTGGCCATTTCGGGAGGTTACCCTGACTGTGTCCAAAGACAACTGGGGAGCTGTTGCATCCTGGATTCTTCTGAGACAGATGCAAGTTGTCCCATGTGGCAATCGGAGcccttcattttttccccatcaaaCCAGTtcagattttatctttaataGTAATACTTTGAcaaaaaggaatagagaaagtCATCAGGTTTTCTCTCTGAAAGAGTAATTTTTACACTAGGCCAGAAAAAAACCTGGGTTTCCAAGAAGAGAAGCAACACGTAATCAGAGTCGTAGGATTTAGAGATGGCAGCTACAGCtgtttccccctcctctcttcccttttggAGTCAGCCAGGAGCCCGCCCTGAAATCCTGTCTCCACCCTGGTCTTACGCGGGAGGGCCGTCCTAGGCCAAGCAAGTGTGGCCACCTACCTCCAGCCCAGCAGGAGGGAAGCCCGCACGGATCCCAGGTACGGACTCCCGGGCCCCTGGAGTGCCACCAAAGGGCCCCCTTCCTTCTCCCGGCTCTGAGAGGCTCACAGACCTGCTACGGTTTGCCCTCTGCCTGGCTGGCCCTTGGCCTTGGGGACCGTCAGAGTTGCGGGACACCTGCCCTGACCCGGACGTGGGCAGCCTCACTTCTGTGCTCGGGACTCTCCGGTGAGACTTTGCAGGGAGCACCGCTGAGCCGGGATGTGGTCCCCGTGCTCTGGTCACAGGCTGCTGGGGGACGCGGGTCCCCACAGAGGCGGACGGTGTGGGAAGGGAGCCACGGGCTGCCGTGCGGAGTGGGGCAGGGCTCAGCCTGGAGGGCGCGAACGGCACTGCTCCGGGGGACAGGGTTTTGTGGGTCCTGCCCGCGTGTGATGGCCCTGGACGGGCTGCCCGGCACAACCGGTGCGGGCAGGGCAGGGACACCTGGAGCCAGACTTACCGGTGACGCGCGGACGGGGCGCCAACAGCGACAAGGAGGAGCGAAGCCCTGTCTGAAAGCACTGCCAAGACACGGCCACCGTTCCGGCAGCACCACAGTTCCTCACCTGCGGTAAATGCAACTGAAGGCCCTCGCTGGGGATGGGCTGGCGAGACGGGGTTTGATCCAAGTGCAAATTAAAAATGGTCGCCAGGGCAGACTGCGCAGCCCGGGCCTTGGCGAGCTTTTTGTTCCGGCCCGAGCCCTCGAAGAACTGGCCGTCCACCACCACAGACATGACAAAGCTCTTGGCGTGGCTCTCCCCGCTCTCCGACAGGAAGTCGTACTTGAGCCCCGGCCGCAGCTCGTTCAGGATCATCACGGGGTTCTTCCCGCTCGGCGGCGGGAACGGCGGAGGGCCGGGCAGGGGAGGCTGCGCGAGGCCGGCGGGTGCCGGGGACGCGGCCAAGCTGAGGTCCCCGCTGGAACTAAAGGAGTCGTCCCCGTTGGAGCCCAGGTAGAAGGGCGCATCCGACCTGTCCGGGGTCTCGAAGCCGTTGAAGAGCGTGTCGGGGAAGTCAGCCTGGTCGGACGTGAAGTCCGTGTTGGCGGACAGGGTCCTCCCCATGGCCAGGTGGGCCTCGGAGGCGTTGGGGAACTGAACGAAAGAGCGCAGGGCCTTCTCCGCGGCGTGCAGCTTGGCCTTCTTCTTGGTGGGGCCGGAGCCCTCGAACACCTGCCCGTTCACTTCGACGGACATGACGAACAGAGGCGCGTGCACCGGCCCCGTCTGCGACAGCAGCGCGTACTGCAGGCCGGGCTTGATCTCGTTCAGCTGCATCAGGGCGTTCTTGGGCAGCGCGGGCCCCGGCGGCCGCCTCCTCTTCTTCAGGCGGAACTTGGCGTGGCCATTGCTGCCCTCCTCCAGGGGCCGCTTCCGGCCGGTGCCGCCACCGCCCCCGTTGGAGAGCGGGGCGCCCTCGCCAGGCCCGGGGGCGCTGCCGTCCGTGGGGGGCGCGCTGTCCAGACCGCAGCTTTCCTTAACATCTGTGCTGCTCGAACCTGCGGTGCCCAGAAAGAGTAACTTACAACGCCTTCGTTGCAGGATCTTGTAAATGCAAAATTTATAGAttcctttatctctctttgtAACTGGTTAAGTGATGTGTGCTTATTCACTCTGCCTCTGGCCGTACGTGCAAGGGCTGCACCTTCAACCCAAGAACTGCCACCTGCACCAAGATGGGCAACTGTACGTTTCGCTAACTCACGGCCAACGCCATTTGCGACTACCGTCCCCAATTGCTTTTGCATTCAAGGgtggatttttaaaacagttgTTTTCTACAAGAATATTCTGAAGCACCTAGAGATGCTCTACTCAAGCTTATCGGGGTGTGGGGTGATAAATTAATCCTGAAAAAGCTTCCCTCAGTAAGTCCAATGTCAGTATCGACACACATCCTCCTCCTTTTCAATGTCACTTGCTCTGACTGCGCCCACACCGGGCTCCGGACCGCAGTACCTCCTGGAGCAGGGCCAGGATTTACAAGATGCACTCACAAGGAATTAGTGTTTCAGGGTTAGAATATTCGATCACTATGTGCGGTCGTTGGATTTAGTCCGTGAATCAATCTGGGAAAACTCCTCGTGTCATCACTGAGGGATACAGCCTCACTTCTAGTATTAACTTACATTTTTTCATGACATACAGGGATCGATTTATCTCTGAATCCTTAATATATTCCACGATAGGAAAAAGTACATAACAAGACATAAAACTCAAGCTGCAAACAGGCTACCACTTCCTAACTTTCCAAGTAAAGGCAgcgatttgtctttttttaagaaacaaatatttgacGGATTGACAGGATAAGCTATCCCACCTTTTAAAGGTAGTTTCTATTTGCAGTTaatgaagataattttaaaactctctaAGTTTGGAGAAATAAATAGGATTTTAATTTCAAAACGGGGAATTAAAAGGCATTTACTCTTCTCTGTAAGTTtattaagctttttttaaaaagagagaaagaaacaattcCCTGTTTTCCCGGCTCATCTTCATAGGCCGTCTGCCGCGTGAAGCGTAGGAGTAACGACCGGGGGCCCTGTCAGTGGGACGCATTGGAAGACCTTTCATTAGCGCTCAAAGATGTAGCTAGCAACCGAAATAATTTTTACACGTGTAAGCAACTTACAAGTGCCCTGACAAGGCGGCCCTCGGGTCACGGTACATAATCCAGAAGTAGATGCTCGTGACGCTAAGCAAACAGCACTGTGGACACGGGAGGATAAATGGGACAGAAAGTCCGACTGACGGCCACCAATCCCCAAAGTGAAAGTTCTCAAACTTCCGGGGCGGCCGGCCCTCAGCTGGGATGTAAAGAATAACCCTGGCTTAAACCCAGACCCTGGGAAACGGACTCTGCACGGAGGCGGAGGTTGGGAGGCTGCTGACCTCTCTCTGCAGACGTCAAATACTCCCCAGTACTCCcgacacacacaccacttctccCAGTTGACAAAGCTGACGGAATGGAcactaaattttcatttataacatCCTCCAGCAAAAGCTCGATAGGTTACTCCTTTCGGTGCTCGAAGGAAACAAAGGTTAAAAAGGGCAGAGCAAGACAGAATTTAGGTGAACGAATAGGCAAGAACGTCACACGTCAGGCGACTGCATACATCCTGACGCTGTTGCCAAACAGGATTATCGACATGGAAAATCAGGCCGTGTAGACACACGTGCAAGTGTGTTCCATCACAGACTCACTGTCTCTGAAACAAAGGCTGTCCTTTAGGAGATAAAAATGATCAGTATTGGATTGACAAACAATCTtgagatgtaaaagaaaaaaaaaatacgctTCCTATAATAGAGTTCACGTAAATTCCAAGTTGTTACTTGCTTCAGAAGCACTCAGACACTGCTCGTATCCCGTCTTATCAGAGGTGCTGCTGTGTAAAGGAAACACACACTGAATTAGACAGACAGACCCTGCTATCACAGCTCTTCCTAAGCAGACGTGGGCGCGACGTTAATTCACGGACGTGAACGCCACCCAATAAAATCTTTGCTGCTTTTCAAACGGTAGGAAATGTGGGACCTCACCACAGACCTCCAGACCGGAACCCGCATTCACCCTTCAGGAAAATCACCCAGAAGAATCCTTCATCTTGGTGAGTTACCACAGGATCTGCGTGCCGTGAAGTCTCCACCCACGCCAGGCGGACAACAGCCCGCGGCCCCGAGAAAAGGAGGCTTGGGGGACACGTGCTCACACGGTCCTCACGGGGGGCTAGTGCCCGGGCAACAGTGGCCGTGGTGAGTGGAGCTGACGAGCAAAGACAGGCTGCGCCCCAAACAGGCCTTAAGAGTAGGCTCTGATGGGGACACCAGCCGGAAGACAGCACCCTGCAGGCAGCGGGGGAGGGCAGCGCCACGGTCGCGCTTTCCCACACTCGCAACCGCCAAAGAGCACGTTCTCCGTGAGGTTCGTGCAACCAAGGCCCAGAGCACTGCAGAGCTCGGCGGCCCAGGAGGCGGGAGCGCCCTGCCCGCTGAGCTTCCGGGTCCTAAGTGGCCGCAAGCCCAAGCCCAAGGCCTCAGCTGGTCGGCCCTGGGAGAAGTCACAGGGAGACGTACTGAGCGGTGTTCTGGTCACGGTGACCAGTCTCGGTACGAAGTCACCCGGCGTGCATGCCCGCCTGCTCCTCCCTGGGCACGACCAGACGCTGCAAGTAAGGATGCAGATCAGAAAATGGTGTCCTCGCTGTCACTGCCCCAACTTCTGTGGGAGCCTTTAAACCTTATCCAAATGCACTGCTCTCAGGgattaaatgtaaaacagaagAGACAAGTGCATTCCGCAAACTTCTTTCGGTAGAGAGCACCCCtgtggggggccgggggtggggggagctgtgTGCCCCTGAGGCTCGCCGCCCTGCTCCACAGACGGGACAGTGTGGCAGACAGAGCAGGCCCCACGGTGAGCTCCGGTCCACAGCAGCCCAAAGGCTCGCCGAAGTCTTGGAAACTTAAAATCAGCAGGCTTGCGGGAGCCCCCTTCCCTCAAAGCACAGGGAGAATTCGCTGTCTTTGCAGGGGAAAATTTAGCCACTATTCTCCCAAATGACCAAGTATTTCAATCAATCCCAAAGGGTATCTTAGATTTGCACACATGAAAATCCAGCCACTGGTAGGAGACCCACGCCGCGACATGGCACGAACCCGTGCAGCTGTGAGGCACGTGCATCTAGAGACACGTGTTCTCCCTCCTAGTACACACGTGTCGGTCCCAGAACGGTGGCAGTGGAAGGTCCAGACAGACGGCTGCGAGGAAAGTGCCCACACAAGTACCAACACCTACTGCAGGGAACACATCAGAAAGTTAAAACATGCCACCGTTAGCAGCCCATTTCGCAGGAAAGGAAATCACTTTTCCCAAATTCGTCTCATTACAACTATTTACAAGAACACTACGATGGTAACGGAGAATTAGCTACTTGACGCTACATGATGGGCCCAGGTCTTactcatgttttcttcttcttctacatCCATGGCAAAGTGCTTGTGAGGGTCTCTTGACTGGCGGAGACGGTTTCTGTCTGAAAGACAGCAAGAAAATGACTTTGAGCGTGCCCGTCGCATGAGTACAGGGGGTAAGTCCGCTGTGCGGGAACCACCGCGACACAAGTGCAAGTGAGAGGAGAAGCCTTCACACGAGGAGGGCTACTCTGTCGTCCAGCACCGAACGCGGGGATGCGCCCTCCGCTCTGGCACGGTCCAGGACACCGAAGGACCGCCAGCCGGGGCCGCGCTGCCAGGAGGGACGGCGGAGGTGCAAGGAGACACGGCCAGGGAGGCGCCGTCCGAGCGGGGCGGACCGTGCCGGGGACGgggccctggagggcagggaggacgAGGACGGCTCGGAGAGAGCCTTCCCATGGGACGCAGTGAAGACGCTCCATGTCACAACGGAAGACAACAGAGCCACACACACGCCAGCCCATGCCATTGGCCGTTGGCCATTGGCCATGCCAACGGTCACCACCACCCAGAGCACTCTGGGCTGGCCGGAGCAAGGCCACTGCAGGATTCCCCCCCACTTCTTTTCTTCGTCCTGAACAGCACCTCGTGTGGGTGCCACTAAAGGGCACACACTGCTGTTCAAGTCGGACCTCGCCCCTTAGCCACCTGTGACTTCCTTTGTTGGCAGGAGAAACCACAGGCACCCTCAAGGAACAATTACTCCGATTCTCCGACTACGAGCAAGTTCAAAGCCCCGTCTTCCTGAATACTGTGGCTGTGCTCTGCAAGGCTGTATGAACGCATTATCCATAATAAAGGACCCCATCAGACGGCGAGCGAGGAAAAGACTGCAAATGTTCTGGCCACAATCTCTTTGTATGGAATAAAACCGAAATGAAACTTACACTGTAAGTCACTAAAAGGCAAATCCAGTGCTTTCAGGATAACGGTAACGAAAATGTGCTGAAATAGGCACATGTGTCGTAAATGTCCCTCAGGTATCTAAAACGTGTGTTTTCATGACAATCGCGTGTTAATAATGGCGAATCCCAACATATAACTGGCAAATTTGTTGCCAAAAGTTACATGGGTTTCTATTTAgaaccctttatttattttatctatttaagtaatctctgcccccacgtgggactcgaacccgcGACCCCAAAGTGAAGACCTGCTTGTCCCCCTGACTGAGCCGCCGGGGGCCCTCTATT encodes the following:
- the ADARB1 gene encoding double-stranded RNA-specific editase 1 isoform X6 translates to MEKEAQETLREERQKPSPPVKRPSQALCHGCRRRRKHEILQRRRCKLLFLGTAGSSSTDVKESCGLDSAPPTDGSAPGPGEGAPLSNGGGGGTGRKRPLEEGSNGHAKFRLKKRRRPPGPALPKNALMQLNEIKPGLQYALLSQTGPVHAPLFVMSVEVNGQVFEGSGPTKKKAKLHAAEKALRSFVQFPNASEAHLAMGRTLSANTDFTSDQADFPDTLFNGFETPDRSDAPFYLGSNGDDSFSSSGDLSLAASPAPAGLAQPPLPGPPPFPPPSGKNPVMILNELRPGLKYDFLSESGESHAKSFVMSVVVDGQFFEGSGRNKKLAKARAAQSALATIFNLHLDQTPSRQPIPSEGLQLHLPQVLADAVARLVLDKFGDLTDNFSSPHARRKVLAGIVMTTGTDVKDAKVISVSTGTKCINGEYMSDRGLALNDCHAEIVARRSLLRFLYTQLELYLNSKDDQKRSIFQKSERGGFRLKESVQFHLYISTSPCGDARIFSPHEPILEGAAALVCREERRGLSPGLPLLEPADRHPNRKARGQLRTKIESGEGTIPVRSNASLQTWDGVLQGERLLTMSCSDKMARWNVVGVQGSLLSIFVEPIYFSSIILGSLYHGDHLSRAMYQRIANIEDLPPLYALNKPLLSGISNAEARQPGKAPNFSVNWTVGDSAIEVINATTGKDELGRASRLCKHALYCRWMRVHGKVPSNLLRSKITKPNMYHESKLVAKEYQAAKACLFKAFIKAGLGAWVEKPTEQDQFSLTP
- the ADARB1 gene encoding double-stranded RNA-specific editase 1 isoform X7 codes for the protein MASLLAGPVSTGAFFGIAGRRWKRRRRKRSERRDRNRLRQSRDPHKHFAMDVEEEENMSSSSTDVKESCGLDSAPPTDGSAPGPGEGAPLSNGGGGGTGRKRPLEEGSNGHAKFRLKKRRRPPGPALPKNALMQLNEIKPGLQYALLSQTGPVHAPLFVMSVEVNGQVFEGSGPTKKKAKLHAAEKALRSFVQFPNASEAHLAMGRTLSANTDFTSDQADFPDTLFNGFETPDRSDAPFYLGSNGDDSFSSSGDLSLAASPAPAGLAQPPLPGPPPFPPPSGKNPVMILNELRPGLKYDFLSESGESHAKSFVMSVVVDGQFFEGSGRNKKLAKARAAQSALATIFNLHLDQTPSRQPIPSEGLQLHLPQVLADAVARLVLDKFGDLTDNFSSPHARRKVLAGIVMTTGTDVKDAKVISVSTGTKCINGEYMSDRGLALNDCHAEIVARRSLLRFLYTQLELYLNSKDDQKRSIFQKSERGGFRLKESVQFHLYISTSPCGDARIFSPHEPILEGAAALVCREERRGLSPGLPLLEPADRHPNRKARGQLRTKIESGEGTIPVRSNASLQTWDGVLQGERLLTMSCSDKMARWNVVGVQGSLLSIFVEPIYFSSIILGSLYHGDHLSRAMYQRIANIEDLPPLYALNKPLLSGISNAEARQPGKAPNFSVNWTVGDSAIEVINATTGKDELGRASRLCSLQLVTVQDY
- the ADARB1 gene encoding double-stranded RNA-specific editase 1 isoform X5, whose translation is MEKEAQETLREERQKPSPPVKRPSQALCHGCRRRRKHDAVCLASRASTSGLCTVTRGPPCQGTCSSSTDVKESCGLDSAPPTDGSAPGPGEGAPLSNGGGGGTGRKRPLEEGSNGHAKFRLKKRRRPPGPALPKNALMQLNEIKPGLQYALLSQTGPVHAPLFVMSVEVNGQVFEGSGPTKKKAKLHAAEKALRSFVQFPNASEAHLAMGRTLSANTDFTSDQADFPDTLFNGFETPDRSDAPFYLGSNGDDSFSSSGDLSLAASPAPAGLAQPPLPGPPPFPPPSGKNPVMILNELRPGLKYDFLSESGESHAKSFVMSVVVDGQFFEGSGRNKKLAKARAAQSALATIFNLHLDQTPSRQPIPSEGLQLHLPQVLADAVARLVLDKFGDLTDNFSSPHARRKVLAGIVMTTGTDVKDAKVISVSTGTKCINGEYMSDRGLALNDCHAEIVARRSLLRFLYTQLELYLNSKDDQKRSIFQKSERGGFRLKESVQFHLYISTSPCGDARIFSPHEPILEGAAALVCREERRGLSPGLPLLEPADRHPNRKARGQLRTKIESGEGTIPVRSNASLQTWDGVLQGERLLTMSCSDKMARWNVVGVQGSLLSIFVEPIYFSSIILGSLYHGDHLSRAMYQRIANIEDLPPLYALNKPLLSGISNAEARQPGKAPNFSVNWTVGDSAIEVINATTGKDELGRASRLCKHALYCRWMRVHGKVPSNLLRSKITKPNMYHESKLVAKEYQAAKACLFKAFIKAGLGAWVEKPTEQDQFSLTP
- the ADARB1 gene encoding double-stranded RNA-specific editase 1 isoform X1 yields the protein MASLLAGPVSTGAFFGIAGRRWKRRRRKRSERRDRNRLRQSRDPHKHFAMDVEEEENMSSSSTDVKESCGLDSAPPTDGSAPGPGEGAPLSNGGGGGTGRKRPLEEGSNGHAKFRLKKRRRPPGPALPKNALMQLNEIKPGLQYALLSQTGPVHAPLFVMSVEVNGQVFEGSGPTKKKAKLHAAEKALRSFVQFPNASEAHLAMGRTLSANTDFTSDQADFPDTLFNGFETPDRSDAPFYLGSNGDDSFSSSGDLSLAASPAPAGLAQPPLPGPPPFPPPSGKNPVMILNELRPGLKYDFLSESGESHAKSFVMSVVVDGQFFEGSGRNKKLAKARAAQSALATIFNLHLDQTPSRQPIPSEGLQLHLPQVLADAVARLVLDKFGDLTDNFSSPHARRKVLAGIVMTTGTDVKDAKVISVSTGTKCINGEYMSDRGLALNDCHAEIVARRSLLRFLYTQLELYLNSKDDQKRSIFQKSERGGFRLKESVQFHLYISTSPCGDARIFSPHEPILEGAAALVCREERRGLSPGLPLLEPADRHPNRKARGQLRTKIESGEGTIPVRSNASLQTWDGVLQGERLLTMSCSDKMARWNVVGVQGSLLSIFVEPIYFSSIILGSLYHGDHLSRAMYQRIANIEDLPPLYALNKPLLSGISNAEARQPGKAPNFSVNWTVGDSAIEVINATTGKDELGRASRLCKHALYCRWMRVHGKVPSNLLRSKITKPNMYHESKLVAKEYQAAKACLFKAFIKAGLGAWVEKPTEQDQFSLTP